The Calothrix sp. PCC 7507 DNA segment AACAACATTGCACAAAGCAAGCCAAGATTTGGAATTGCTTCTTTACTAACTAGTAATTCTACAAGCTGAGGAGAAAATATAACAAGTAAAGTACCTATAAGGAAAGACCACGTAAAGCTTATAAAAACTGACATTTTAAATGTATGATTAATCCAAGTATGATCTCCTCTTGCTAAAGCTTCAGTGTATGCAGGCCAAAGAGAAATTGTAAAAGAAGATAGAACATATACAACAAGAGAAAATAATCTTAACGTAATTCCATAACTTGCTACCGCTTTTGCACCAAATAATTGAGTAACAATAATAAGATCAGTTTCAAAAATTAAAATTGCTGATATTTGAGTAGTCCAAAACTGAAACCCAGTTTTTAGTAATGACTTACATTGAAGCCAGTTAAAATATTTGTATTCAGGTTTCAACCATTGTCGCCGAAAACCAAATAAATGAATGGCAGAAAAAACATCTCCTATAAGTAAAGACCCGAAACAAGCCATTATTAGGAAAGGTAGATTAGCCTGAGTATGAATAGCAAACATTAGACTAATGATTGATGATAAGCTGCCTATTACACTCCATATTTGATGGAAATAACCTTCTTGGTAGGCTCCATAAATGCGTCCTGAAATTGACAGTGGCAGACGGATAAAAAATAAAATAAAACATACAAAAACAGATGTTTTTAATTCTTGGCTTGCTACTAATGAACTTATATTGAAGACTCGGTTCCAAGGAATTAATGGATATATTATTAAGAACAATAATAGCAATACCAGTGATATAAGCAACATTACGTAAAAGGCACTTGACACAGCCTCTTGAGCCATTTGCTTATCTTCCCTGCCATCACATGTAGCCAGTGCATTCGTCAAACTATTTACTAATCCTAAGTCTACAAAACTTATCCAAGTTAACAATGTACTTAGTATTAACCATATTCCAAACCTTTCGGTTCCCAAGTATTTAGCTGTCAGGGGAATTGTAATAAGTCCAGCTATGGTTGAAATTCCTTTGACTACTAAGGTCGTAATACCTGTAAGACCTGCGCGGCGAATTCTCATGCGTCCCCGGTCTACAGAAATATTATTAGAATTTTGAAACAACTTCTTAAATAACTGCATTATTTTCAAAAAACCTCACGAAATCCCAATTTTAGGCAGATTCATTTCACCTTTGCCATTCTGCTCAAATGCCTTGCCTCCGTAATAACCTTTGGTGTAGTAGCCACCGTAGCTGCTAGTAGCAGTCACACCATTAACCACCATACCCAACACTCGCTGCTCAGACTGCTCTAGCAAAGTCTTCGTCTCACTAGCGGCTGCAGAGTCAACAACACCAGGACGTACAACCAACAACAGCCCATCTACTAACTTGCCCAATATCTGTGCATCAGCAACTGCAGTCAACGGTGGAGCGTCAATAATGACAAAGTCATATTCTCCAGTAGCCTGTTTGATTAAAGTAGCTAACCGTTGTGAATCTAACAATGCTGCTGGGTTAGGCGGAATTGTGCCAGCAGTGAGTAAGTCCATAGCCATTAGAGCCTCTTTAGTCGAGCTTTGCAACTCAGCTTGACCTACTAGGATATTACTCAGCCCAATCAGATTGGATTGTTCCCAGATTTTATGCTGACGGGGACGACGCATATCTGCATCTATCAACAGCACTCGGCGTCCTAGTTGGGCGATCGCTACTGCCAAGTTAGCTGTGACAAAAGACTTGCCCTCACCAGGAATTGAGCTACTCACCACAATCACTTTCAGCTTCTTATCAGAAATGCTGAAACCCAAATTCGTCTGTAACATCTCAAAGGCTGCTGATTCTGGTGAATAGGGATTGTTGAGTACTGGCAATTCTGCACCCCCCTCACCATCGCTACCCTTGACTTTTTCAGCCAGCGGAATTGTACCTAAAACTGGATAGCCCAACAGCCGTTTCACTTCCTCAACATTCTTGAGGGAATTATCCATAGATTCCAACACTAATGCTGTTCCCAAACCTAACAGGATGCCCAAAAAGCCACCCAGTGCTAGGTTCAGGTGAATAACAGGAGAAACCGGCCTATTAGGAACCAAAGCCTGAGAAATTACCCGCGCATTGCCGATGTTCTGGTTTTCTAAGACCTGAATTTCTTGCAATTGCCTGAGAAATTGCTCATAAGTGACTCGCGCCACTTGCAACTGTCGCTGTAACTGTAACTGTTGTTGTTCTAATCTGGGTAAGCTATTTAACCGTTTTTGGCTGAGTATAAATGTTTGCTGCAAATCGGCTAATTGCCTTGCCAAGGCTAACCGTTCCACTTCTGACTTGACTAAATCTGTAGTCAGAGTTTGCTTTAGTTTTCCCATCTGCAACTTCTGTTCTGGCACATATTTAGAATTACCTAAACTTTGGGCAACTCTCCCTTCGACTTGATTTCTCAGAGCTGCTTCTTTTTCTACCAGATTGAGAATATTAGGATTATTGTTAGTGTAGCGAGTCCTTGCTACGGCTAGCTCGTCTTGCACTTTCTGGTATTCTGTCAAAACCTGCTGGATTCCTGGAGATTCATTTAAAGTATTGAGTGCTACAGCCTGGTTTGTATTTAATTCTATTTGATTTTGTAAAGCTAGTGAACGAGTGTTGGCACCGACTAGTTCTGCTTCGACTTTAGTAATTATTGCTGCTAAATCTTTCAGACCTTCGACACCAGCTTTCGCTTCTATCTCTAAAGCTATCACCTTGTTTTTCTCTTTAAACTCGCGCAAGGACATTTCTGCTTTCATCACCCTTTTCTCAACCTGGGGCAATTCTTTATTTAAGAATTCTCTAGCGGACTTGGCTGTAGAACGATTGGTGCGAACATTACTTTCTAAGTAATATTTCATTAGGGTATTGATCACGTCTGCGGCTTCCTTGGGATTGGGGCTGCGGTAAGAAAGCTGCATCACATCCGTGCCGCGGATAGTTTTCAACTGTAATATTTTGAGAAAAGTTTCTATGGGGAGGTATTCGCCTGTTTCATCCTTTAGGTTTAGGGTGGTAATGGTTTTGTTGATAATTGGGTATGAGCGGATGACTTCGGCTTCTGTATCGACTGGGTTGCTGAGATTTGTTAGGCCGCCGAGTTCTCCCATCTTGCTTGAGAAGCCTGTAAGTGATGAGACACCATTTTGCTTGTTGAAAAGTAACTTGGCTTTTGACTCATAAACTGGTGTTTTGAGGAAAGTCACTAATGCTGTTAATCCGAACACAGTGCTAATAACGATTGATGTTACTAGCCAGCGCCTTTTCAGGACTGTCCAGTAATGCTGTAAATCAATGGTGTCTCGGTCTTCTTGCTTAGTAGGCATAGATAGTTTAGTAACAACCAAAAAAGTTTAGGCTAATGCTGTGTGTTCCTAGTGCAAGAAGGTAAGAGAGTCAGACGAGAAGAAAGCTTATGCGATAGGCTTTTTAGTCTTGTTTAACTCCGTAGGTATTTCCGCCATATTGCGCTAGTGCAACCACAACCTGAGAAAAATTAAGCATGGATAGTTTGTCTTGGTATCAATCAGGATTATCCCCTCCTGATTTCCCGACCATCTTATACTACTTTCTGTTTTTTGTTCAGTGAAAATTCAGAAATATCGGAATCTCCGACACATTTAATCTCAGGTATAGTACTGATTTATGTTTTTGGTAAATTGTAATTAATATTACTTATTACTCAATGCAGACAGCAGGGGCAGGAGACAGAAGGAATACTGATCTTTGCCTGAGTCAAGCGACTCAAGGGAGCGAAGTTTTAAGATCCTCGACTATCTGTGGTGCTAAGTCAGGAGGGGTCAAACCCTACAGCTGACTTGTTGCAATTTTTATTAACCTGGATGGGCGAACTTTTTTGCCAAGCTACACATCTAATGCCATTTATGAGAAAAAGGCAAGTTATGTAAATTAATTGTTACAAAAAAACCCATCATGAATTTTTTGTAATAGAAAGGACTAGTCAAAAACAATACCACCTAAGAATACTCTTAAGTTGAGCTATCGGGTTTTGGTAAATTTTGTAATTTATTATACATGTAATAAATGAGCATACTTCTTTTAAAGTATCAAAAAGCACAAAAATAGCTAACAGTAGCTCATTTACCTCAAAGATAAGAGTAGTAAAAAGTACTTATGCTCGATACATCATTTCAAAGTTACAGGGGAAGTCTTAAGTTACTGAAAATCACGCGCTTTTTACCTACGGTGCTTTTAGTAGTAGATATTATTGGCTTGGGTATATGTTTGGAGGTTGCTTTTTGGTTGCGTCTAGGTCAACTAATTCAGGGTTTTGATCCACTGATTTGTGGATTTATGCTGCTGACGATCGCCGGATTATATTTAGCAGATACTTATCATCCAGACAATCAGATTGCTGGGTTGCGGGCGCCGCCTCGGATTCTACTTAGCAATTTCATCGTTGCTGGCATTACCTCTAGCATCATTTATATATCTGAGTCTTGGGAACATCAACCGTTACTGGGACGGGAGATTTTGTTAGTCACTTTAAGCATCTTTACAATCTGGGCAGTGATTTTACGTTTATGGGCTGTCCAATGGCTGCGATCGCGTACTGAAGAAAGTCGTTGGCTAATATTGGGT contains these protein-coding regions:
- a CDS encoding polysaccharide biosynthesis tyrosine autokinase, giving the protein MPTKQEDRDTIDLQHYWTVLKRRWLVTSIVISTVFGLTALVTFLKTPVYESKAKLLFNKQNGVSSLTGFSSKMGELGGLTNLSNPVDTEAEVIRSYPIINKTITTLNLKDETGEYLPIETFLKILQLKTIRGTDVMQLSYRSPNPKEAADVINTLMKYYLESNVRTNRSTAKSAREFLNKELPQVEKRVMKAEMSLREFKEKNKVIALEIEAKAGVEGLKDLAAIITKVEAELVGANTRSLALQNQIELNTNQAVALNTLNESPGIQQVLTEYQKVQDELAVARTRYTNNNPNILNLVEKEAALRNQVEGRVAQSLGNSKYVPEQKLQMGKLKQTLTTDLVKSEVERLALARQLADLQQTFILSQKRLNSLPRLEQQQLQLQRQLQVARVTYEQFLRQLQEIQVLENQNIGNARVISQALVPNRPVSPVIHLNLALGGFLGILLGLGTALVLESMDNSLKNVEEVKRLLGYPVLGTIPLAEKVKGSDGEGGAELPVLNNPYSPESAAFEMLQTNLGFSISDKKLKVIVVSSSIPGEGKSFVTANLAVAIAQLGRRVLLIDADMRRPRQHKIWEQSNLIGLSNILVGQAELQSSTKEALMAMDLLTAGTIPPNPAALLDSQRLATLIKQATGEYDFVIIDAPPLTAVADAQILGKLVDGLLLVVRPGVVDSAAASETKTLLEQSEQRVLGMVVNGVTATSSYGGYYTKGYYGGKAFEQNGKGEMNLPKIGIS
- a CDS encoding MATE family efflux transporter, which codes for MQLFKKLFQNSNNISVDRGRMRIRRAGLTGITTLVVKGISTIAGLITIPLTAKYLGTERFGIWLILSTLLTWISFVDLGLVNSLTNALATCDGREDKQMAQEAVSSAFYVMLLISLVLLLLFLIIYPLIPWNRVFNISSLVASQELKTSVFVCFILFFIRLPLSISGRIYGAYQEGYFHQIWSVIGSLSSIISLMFAIHTQANLPFLIMACFGSLLIGDVFSAIHLFGFRRQWLKPEYKYFNWLQCKSLLKTGFQFWTTQISAILIFETDLIIVTQLFGAKAVASYGITLRLFSLVVYVLSSFTISLWPAYTEALARGDHTWINHTFKMSVFISFTWSFLIGTLLVIFSPQLVELLVSKEAIPNLGLLCAMLFTTVLNSVSQCVAMLVNGLGELKLQTIVAPISAISNIVLSLLLGNLIGVSGVALSTGICILLFSLGAVGTDIITKLKLRVKMEINEYS